One Halolamina litorea genomic window carries:
- a CDS encoding NAD(P)/FAD-dependent oxidoreductase: MATDTGEDEYDYDVAVVGGGPAGSAVGVFSARYGLGTLIFDRGRSSIGQCAHLENYLGFPGGVDAETFYELMHDHAEEVGATIESDLVESVEPADAGEGFVVRPQTGDPVTARRVVAATRYGGEYLRGLDDGTMYQTHEYDGETHEEFDKEYANADGTTPIEGLYIASPYAETSPQALMAAGHGARVGVSVVEAVRRERGYPDSIADYYDWVRREAERTEEWSDRDRWRDLFDSQFPDDHDLPDQRVDELREREVDRRLDAYIPREDADQRAEAGQRRLLSHIDDDLILDAAAEIDAERAARTDD; the protein is encoded by the coding sequence ATGGCGACGGACACCGGCGAGGACGAGTACGACTACGACGTGGCCGTCGTCGGCGGCGGGCCGGCGGGGTCGGCGGTCGGTGTGTTCAGCGCCCGGTACGGGCTGGGAACGCTGATCTTCGACCGCGGCCGATCGTCGATCGGACAGTGTGCCCACCTCGAGAACTACCTCGGCTTCCCCGGCGGCGTCGACGCCGAGACGTTCTACGAGTTGATGCACGACCACGCCGAGGAGGTGGGCGCGACGATCGAGTCCGACCTCGTCGAGTCCGTCGAACCCGCCGACGCCGGCGAGGGGTTCGTCGTCCGACCGCAGACCGGCGACCCGGTCACGGCCCGCCGCGTCGTTGCCGCGACCCGATACGGCGGCGAGTACCTCCGTGGGCTCGACGACGGGACGATGTACCAGACCCACGAGTACGACGGCGAGACCCACGAGGAGTTCGACAAGGAGTACGCGAACGCCGACGGCACTACCCCCATCGAGGGGCTGTACATCGCCTCGCCGTACGCAGAGACCAGCCCGCAGGCACTCATGGCCGCCGGCCACGGCGCCCGCGTCGGCGTGAGCGTCGTCGAGGCGGTCCGGCGCGAGCGCGGCTACCCCGACTCCATCGCGGACTACTACGACTGGGTCCGGCGCGAGGCCGAACGGACCGAGGAGTGGAGCGACCGCGACCGCTGGCGCGACCTGTTCGATAGCCAGTTCCCGGACGACCACGACCTCCCCGACCAGCGCGTCGACGAACTCCGGGAGCGCGAGGTCGACCGCCGACTCGACGCCTACATCCCCCGCGAAGACGCCGACCAGCGGGCCGAAGCCGGGCAACGGCGGCTGCTCTCCCACATCGACGACGACCTCATTCTGGACGCGGCCGCGGAGATCGACGCCGAGCGAGCGGCGCGGACCGACGACTGA
- a CDS encoding ABC transporter substrate-binding protein produces MTDDSHPTRREYLTYGSALAGAGLLAGCTGGDGTDTPAGDDGTPVDGTPADGTDQPTDDNTATPSSYTASMAPAGEVEFSAVPESVMVYSLIYADMAVAYGHGDAVNSLGFSAEAGGNTLDAYYERLPGVSFDHEGIEQLNSGNSGVTIDKELVYELDSDLHLVDPCLVMSFDGWEEADIEETESVAPWFGNTLSRRNTEPPEACADDYEYYTLWEIADSVADVFRAGSTYEELATVHADLTATIEADLPPESERPTVASVIFMSDTFYPSKINTAGFSNAHVRPLGATDALAGGDVSYQTAYDYEQLLEIDPDVILHRYGINSYYDVGDIRQTIADHPVGGDLTASQNGRIYAGGHPVQGPLMNLFQLEMTAKQLYPEQFGEWPGYTQGESYPEIPEGERLFDRQRVADIVGGE; encoded by the coding sequence ATGACCGACGACTCCCACCCGACACGACGCGAGTATCTCACCTACGGAAGCGCCCTCGCCGGGGCCGGCCTGCTCGCCGGCTGTACCGGCGGCGACGGCACCGACACGCCAGCCGGCGACGACGGAACACCCGTGGACGGGACGCCCGCCGACGGAACCGACCAGCCCACCGACGACAACACCGCGACGCCGAGCAGCTACACGGCGTCGATGGCACCGGCCGGCGAGGTCGAGTTCTCGGCGGTCCCCGAGAGCGTGATGGTGTACAGCCTCATCTACGCCGACATGGCCGTCGCCTACGGCCACGGCGACGCCGTGAACTCCCTCGGATTCAGCGCTGAAGCCGGCGGGAACACCCTCGACGCCTACTACGAGCGCCTGCCGGGCGTCTCGTTCGACCACGAGGGGATCGAACAGCTAAACAGCGGCAACAGCGGCGTCACGATCGACAAGGAACTGGTCTACGAACTTGACTCGGACCTCCACCTCGTCGACCCGTGTCTGGTGATGAGCTTCGACGGCTGGGAGGAAGCGGACATCGAGGAGACCGAAAGCGTCGCGCCGTGGTTCGGCAACACCCTCAGTCGGCGCAACACCGAGCCGCCCGAGGCGTGTGCCGACGACTACGAGTACTACACGCTCTGGGAGATCGCGGACAGCGTCGCCGACGTGTTCCGTGCGGGCTCGACCTACGAGGAACTCGCCACCGTCCACGCCGACCTCACGGCGACGATCGAGGCCGACCTGCCCCCCGAGAGCGAGCGCCCGACGGTCGCCTCGGTCATCTTCATGAGCGACACGTTCTACCCCTCGAAGATCAACACCGCGGGGTTCAGCAACGCCCACGTCCGGCCCCTCGGCGCCACCGACGCCCTCGCTGGCGGCGACGTGAGCTACCAGACGGCCTACGACTACGAGCAGCTACTGGAGATCGACCCCGACGTGATTCTCCACCGCTACGGGATCAACTCCTACTACGACGTGGGCGACATCCGGCAGACTATCGCTGACCACCCCGTCGGCGGCGACCTCACCGCGTCACAGAACGGCCGGATCTACGCCGGCGGCCACCCCGTGCAGGGGCCGCTGATGAACCTCTTCCAGTTGGAGATGACTGCCAAACAGCTCTACCCCGAGCAGTTCGGCGAGTGGCCGGGATACACGCAGGGCGAGTCGTACCCGGAGATCCCCGAGGGCGAGCGCCTGTTCGACCGCCAGCGTGTCGCGGACATCGTCGGCGGCGAGTAG
- a CDS encoding MFS transporter: protein MTTDEREPTVRDQFRQFFALERDVLVLSLAMFAFSLGFQMTNRYLPEYLVALGASGFLVGLYGTLGNVISAVYPYPGGAISDRLGSRYALTLFGLVSTLGFGIWLVAPAIGPIAVGSLTLDPWLWVFVGLLFAQAWKSFGLGATFAVVKQATAPSKLAAGFASTETFRRTAFFIGPVLAAALIGLHPDFTVSFRYVLAVGVGGGAVGTVVQHLLYDPSGDTIGDSFGGVSQVRADLREMPDELRPLLIGDTLVRFANGMVYVFFVLVVTQFYEVGFDATLAVFGASYAVSLSPAAFFGYLLGVEMLVALATMVPAAKLAERVGLKPVVAFGFLVYGAFPVVLIYGPEVLAPAMSLQWAMVALFAFSGLRFAGLPSHKALIVGPAKQDAGGRVTGTYYLLRNTVVIPSAAVGGALWEFVSPELAFAVAAVVGVAGTAYFLAFGEEFEAYR from the coding sequence ATGACCACCGACGAGCGCGAGCCAACGGTTCGGGACCAGTTCCGGCAGTTCTTCGCGCTGGAACGGGACGTGCTCGTGCTCTCGCTGGCGATGTTCGCGTTCAGCCTCGGCTTCCAGATGACCAACCGCTACCTCCCCGAGTACCTCGTCGCGCTCGGCGCCTCGGGGTTCCTCGTCGGCCTCTACGGGACGCTCGGCAACGTGATCTCCGCAGTCTACCCCTACCCCGGTGGCGCGATCTCCGACAGGCTCGGGTCGCGCTACGCGCTGACGCTGTTCGGGCTCGTCTCGACGCTCGGATTCGGGATCTGGCTGGTCGCCCCCGCTATCGGGCCGATCGCCGTCGGGAGCCTCACCCTCGACCCGTGGCTCTGGGTCTTCGTCGGACTGCTGTTCGCTCAGGCGTGGAAGTCCTTCGGGCTCGGCGCCACGTTCGCCGTCGTCAAGCAGGCAACCGCGCCCTCGAAGCTCGCCGCGGGCTTCGCGAGCACGGAGACGTTCCGCCGGACGGCCTTCTTCATCGGTCCCGTGCTCGCGGCGGCACTCATCGGCCTCCACCCCGACTTCACCGTCAGCTTCCGCTACGTGCTCGCCGTCGGCGTCGGCGGCGGCGCGGTGGGAACCGTCGTGCAGCATCTCCTCTACGACCCGAGCGGCGACACCATCGGCGACTCCTTCGGCGGGGTCTCACAGGTCCGCGCCGACCTTCGGGAGATGCCCGACGAACTCCGGCCGCTGCTGATCGGCGACACGCTCGTCCGCTTCGCCAACGGGATGGTGTACGTCTTCTTCGTGCTCGTGGTTACGCAGTTCTACGAGGTGGGGTTCGACGCGACGCTCGCCGTTTTCGGCGCCTCCTATGCGGTTTCCCTCTCGCCGGCGGCCTTCTTCGGCTACCTGCTCGGCGTCGAGATGCTCGTCGCGCTGGCGACGATGGTGCCGGCCGCGAAACTGGCCGAGCGGGTCGGGTTGAAGCCCGTCGTCGCGTTCGGCTTCCTCGTGTACGGCGCGTTCCCCGTGGTGCTGATCTACGGTCCCGAGGTACTCGCGCCGGCGATGTCGCTCCAGTGGGCGATGGTGGCGCTGTTCGCGTTCTCGGGGCTGCGCTTCGCGGGCCTGCCCTCGCACAAGGCACTGATCGTCGGCCCGGCCAAGCAGGACGCCGGCGGGCGCGTGACGGGGACGTACTACCTCCTCAGGAACACGGTCGTCATCCCCAGCGCGGCGGTCGGCGGCGCGCTCTGGGAGTTCGTCAGCCCCGAACTGGCGTTCGCCGTCGCCGCCGTCGTCGGCGTCGCCGGGACGGCGTACTTCCTCGCGTTCGGCGAGGAGTTCGAAGCGTACAGGTAG
- a CDS encoding YeiH family protein, with translation MVSVRRSLLPGLALLLGLGLAARLLGSVTPANHLVLAILLGLVVGNTVGVPGIVRAGVGTHKLWLKTGIVLTGASVALDRVAAAGPQVLLLVAGAVTATILLVEGLARVAFRIDDETGSLLAAGSGVCGVSAVVAVAESIEADEAAVAYAATTILLFDALTLVAYPLVGAALALPDRVFGVWAGLTMFSTGPVAAAGFAVSETAGEWAVLVKLTRNAAIGVVAVGYAVLYARRREHGDDSTDRGLLVRVWEPFPKFVVGFVAVVAVANLGLLSEAGITSLGNAADWLFLLAFAGLGMEIRLDDLRETGYRPVLVVLVALLAVSSLGLAVVQAVF, from the coding sequence GTGGTGAGCGTGCGCCGGTCGCTCCTCCCCGGACTGGCGCTCCTGCTCGGTCTCGGCCTCGCCGCGCGGCTGCTCGGAAGCGTCACCCCCGCGAACCACCTCGTGCTGGCGATTCTGCTCGGCCTCGTCGTCGGCAACACGGTCGGCGTTCCGGGAATCGTCCGCGCGGGCGTGGGCACGCACAAGCTCTGGCTCAAAACCGGGATCGTGCTCACCGGCGCGAGCGTCGCGCTGGACCGCGTCGCCGCCGCGGGCCCGCAGGTCCTGTTGCTCGTTGCCGGCGCCGTGACGGCAACGATCCTCCTCGTCGAGGGGCTGGCCCGGGTCGCGTTCCGGATCGACGACGAGACGGGGTCGTTGCTGGCCGCCGGCTCCGGCGTCTGTGGCGTCTCGGCAGTCGTCGCCGTCGCCGAGAGCATCGAGGCCGACGAGGCGGCGGTCGCCTACGCGGCGACGACGATCCTGCTGTTCGACGCGCTCACGCTCGTCGCCTACCCGCTCGTCGGCGCCGCCCTCGCCCTCCCCGACCGCGTCTTCGGGGTCTGGGCCGGCCTCACGATGTTCAGCACCGGGCCGGTGGCGGCCGCGGGCTTCGCGGTGTCCGAGACCGCCGGCGAGTGGGCGGTCCTCGTGAAACTGACGCGGAACGCCGCCATCGGCGTCGTCGCCGTGGGCTACGCGGTGCTCTACGCACGCCGTCGGGAGCACGGCGACGACAGCACCGATAGGGGCCTGCTCGTCCGCGTCTGGGAGCCGTTCCCGAAGTTCGTCGTCGGCTTCGTCGCCGTCGTCGCCGTCGCCAACCTCGGCCTGCTGAGCGAGGCGGGGATCACGTCGCTCGGGAACGCTGCCGACTGGCTGTTCCTGCTCGCGTTCGCCGGGCTCGGCATGGAGATCCGACTCGACGACCTCCGGGAGACGGGCTACCGGCCGGTCCTGGTCGTGCTCGTGGCGCTGCTCGCGGTCTCGTCGCTCGGACTGGCGGTGGTGCAGGCGGTGTTCTAA
- a CDS encoding GNAT family N-acetyltransferase produces MDIRAGTRSDFPGIRDVADRSLAASYADVIDADARKQAIESWYGTEDGPPTPLEEEVDDERTVMLVAENGDGIVGFAQAYRSGDVGRIEWIHVHPEHRDAGIGDDLLARVESVLVDAGAKRIEARVIEANEEGRAFYEEHGYELHDSRDVRIGDDDVAELTLVATTETVPAGTERQGTDEGRVVVIATDESEHGTKGPFHPTYVDEAREQRLGWHCGACDSLNVNMGTMGEIVCGNCGNQRRPRRWDAAYGG; encoded by the coding sequence ATGGACATCCGCGCAGGCACCCGGAGCGATTTCCCCGGCATCAGGGACGTGGCGGACCGCTCGTTGGCCGCCTCGTACGCCGACGTGATCGACGCCGACGCCCGGAAACAGGCGATCGAGTCGTGGTACGGAACCGAGGACGGCCCACCGACCCCGCTCGAGGAGGAGGTGGACGACGAGCGGACCGTCATGCTCGTCGCCGAGAACGGGGACGGGATCGTCGGCTTCGCCCAAGCGTACCGCTCGGGCGACGTGGGCCGAATCGAGTGGATCCACGTCCATCCCGAGCACCGCGACGCCGGGATCGGCGACGACCTGCTCGCGCGCGTCGAGAGCGTGCTGGTCGACGCGGGGGCCAAGCGGATCGAAGCGCGCGTGATCGAAGCCAACGAGGAGGGCCGCGCGTTCTACGAGGAACACGGCTACGAACTCCACGACAGCCGGGACGTACGGATCGGTGACGATGACGTCGCCGAACTCACGCTGGTCGCGACCACCGAGACCGTCCCTGCGGGCACCGAACGGCAGGGTACCGACGAGGGCCGCGTGGTCGTGATCGCCACCGACGAGAGCGAACACGGGACGAAGGGGCCGTTCCACCCCACCTACGTCGACGAGGCCCGCGAACAGCGCCTCGGGTGGCACTGTGGCGCTTGCGACAGCCTCAACGTGAACATGGGGACGATGGGCGAGATCGTCTGTGGCAACTGCGGGAACCAGCGCCGGCCGCGACGCTGGGACGCCGCCTACGGCGGGTGA
- a CDS encoding OBG GTPase family GTP-binding protein, giving the protein MGLEEEIEELREEIANTPYNKSTESHIGRLKAKLAEKKEKLQNQSSSGGGHGYAVEKTGDATVALVGFPSVGKSTLINALTNAESETGEYEFTTLDVNPGMLKHRGANIQILDVPGLIEGAASGRGGGQEVLSVVRTADLVVFVLSVFEIDQYERLSEELYQNKIRLDTEPASVSITKSHTGGLRVTTSDSVSMEHQTIKDVLREHGYVNAEVTVRGDPSIDELIDAIMDNRVYLPSIVSVNKADLIDPDYLPTVKEDLRSHDIDPETAIFISAVEERGLEGLKERIWEELGLIRVYMDKPGRGVDYEEPLVLPPESTVEDACLDIGGDEFLNRFRFARVSGPSAKHNDQQVGLQHELADEDELRIIVRK; this is encoded by the coding sequence ATGGGACTGGAGGAGGAGATCGAGGAACTCCGCGAGGAGATCGCCAACACGCCCTACAACAAGTCCACGGAGAGCCACATCGGGCGTCTGAAGGCTAAGCTCGCGGAGAAAAAGGAGAAACTACAGAACCAGTCCTCCTCCGGCGGCGGCCACGGCTACGCCGTCGAGAAGACCGGCGACGCCACGGTCGCGCTGGTGGGCTTTCCCAGCGTCGGCAAGTCGACGCTGATCAACGCGCTCACCAACGCCGAGAGCGAGACCGGCGAGTACGAGTTCACCACGCTGGACGTGAACCCGGGGATGCTCAAACACCGCGGGGCGAACATACAGATCCTCGACGTGCCGGGGCTGATCGAGGGTGCTGCCAGCGGCCGCGGGGGCGGACAGGAGGTGCTCTCGGTCGTCCGAACCGCCGATCTGGTGGTGTTCGTGCTCTCGGTGTTCGAGATCGACCAGTACGAGCGCCTCTCGGAGGAACTCTACCAGAACAAGATCCGGCTCGATACCGAGCCGGCGAGCGTGTCGATCACCAAGAGCCACACCGGCGGCCTCCGGGTCACCACGAGCGACTCGGTGAGCATGGAGCACCAGACGATCAAGGACGTGCTGCGCGAGCACGGCTACGTCAACGCCGAGGTGACGGTCCGGGGCGACCCTTCGATCGACGAACTGATCGACGCGATCATGGACAACCGCGTCTACCTGCCGTCGATCGTCTCGGTCAACAAGGCCGACCTGATCGACCCCGACTACCTGCCGACGGTGAAGGAGGACCTCCGGAGCCACGACATCGACCCCGAGACGGCCATCTTCATCTCGGCCGTGGAGGAGCGCGGTCTCGAAGGGCTCAAAGAGCGGATCTGGGAGGAACTCGGCCTGATACGGGTCTACATGGACAAGCCCGGCCGCGGCGTCGACTACGAGGAGCCGTTGGTGCTCCCGCCGGAGTCGACCGTCGAGGACGCCTGTCTGGACATCGGCGGCGACGAGTTCCTGAACCGCTTCCGGTTCGCGCGGGTGAGTGGGCCGTCCGCGAAACACAACGACCAGCAGGTGGGGCTACAGCACGAACTCGCCGATGAGGACGAACTGCGGATCATCGTTCGGAAATGA